One Curtobacterium sp. MCLR17_007 DNA window includes the following coding sequences:
- a CDS encoding hemolysin family protein: MLVGGILLTLGTGVFVASEFSLVNLDRADVEARRDRGEAGLAPVISALKVTSTHLSSAQLGITLTTLLTGYLLEPSIATLLEAPFLALDLPEAVVETVGSIVALVIATLLSMILGELVPKNFALALPLQTARLVVPLQIAFTTVFKPAVAVLNGTANGVLRSIGIEPQEELSGARSAEELTSLLRRSASEGSLEQDTATLLQRTLSFSELDASDVMTPRPRLSTIRVSESAEDVIALARRTGFSRFPVIEEDADDVVGIVHVKQAVAVPREKRPEVPVGALMTDAERVPETMPGDTLLTEVRGRGYQMVIVVDEYGGTAGVVTLEDLIEEIVGEVSDEHDRARIDVVRSRNWLTFPGLLRPDELEDRAGVTVPEDGPYETVGGFIMSTLGRLPVVGDEVPLEDGVFRVERLDGRRVDRIRWTPTPTDTPADGIAIPDTKHHTKKKEAAR; the protein is encoded by the coding sequence ATGCTCGTCGGTGGCATCCTCCTGACCCTCGGCACCGGCGTGTTCGTCGCGTCCGAGTTCTCGCTCGTCAACCTCGACCGCGCCGACGTCGAGGCACGCCGCGACCGTGGTGAGGCCGGTCTCGCGCCGGTCATCAGCGCGCTCAAGGTCACCTCGACGCACCTGTCGAGCGCCCAGCTCGGCATCACGCTCACGACGCTGCTGACCGGCTACCTGCTCGAACCGTCGATCGCGACGCTGCTCGAGGCACCGTTCCTGGCGCTCGACCTCCCCGAGGCCGTCGTCGAGACGGTCGGCTCGATCGTGGCGCTGGTCATCGCGACCCTGCTGTCGATGATCCTCGGCGAGCTGGTGCCGAAGAACTTCGCGCTCGCGCTGCCCCTGCAGACCGCCCGGCTCGTCGTGCCGCTGCAGATCGCGTTCACGACGGTCTTCAAGCCCGCGGTCGCGGTGCTCAACGGCACCGCCAACGGCGTGCTGCGCAGCATCGGCATCGAACCGCAAGAAGAACTGAGCGGTGCACGCAGCGCCGAGGAGCTCACCTCGCTGCTCCGACGCTCGGCGTCCGAGGGCTCGCTCGAACAGGACACCGCGACGCTCCTGCAGCGCACGCTGTCCTTCTCCGAGCTCGACGCGAGCGACGTGATGACCCCGCGGCCGCGGCTGTCGACGATCCGCGTGTCCGAGTCGGCCGAGGACGTCATCGCCCTGGCCCGACGCACCGGCTTCAGCCGCTTCCCCGTCATCGAGGAGGACGCGGACGACGTCGTCGGCATCGTGCACGTCAAGCAGGCCGTCGCCGTCCCCCGCGAGAAGCGGCCCGAGGTGCCCGTCGGTGCGCTGATGACCGACGCCGAGCGTGTCCCCGAGACCATGCCCGGCGACACCCTGCTCACCGAGGTCCGCGGCCGCGGTTACCAGATGGTCATCGTGGTCGACGAGTACGGCGGCACCGCCGGTGTCGTGACGCTCGAGGACCTGATCGAGGAGATCGTCGGCGAGGTCTCCGACGAGCACGACCGCGCTCGCATCGACGTGGTCCGCTCCCGCAACTGGCTGACGTTCCCCGGGCTGCTCCGTCCCGACGAGCTCGAGGACCGCGCCGGGGTGACCGTTCCCGAGGACGGACCCTACGAGACCGTCGGCGGGTTCATCATGTCGACCCTCGGCCGGCTGCCGGTCGTCGGTGACGAGGTCCCGCTCGAGGACGGCGTCTTCCGCGTCGAACGCCTGGACGGCCGCCGCGTCGACCGCATCCGCTGGACCCCGACCCCGACCGACACCCCCGCGGACGGCATCGCCATCCCGGACACGAAGCACCACACCAAGAAGAAGGAGGCCGCCCGATGA